From a single Nitrospirota bacterium genomic region:
- a CDS encoding type II secretion system protein — MRLKNNRGFTLLELLIAITLSILLLAVLGAAMRLGHKSQEKGTERGEVTQKMRILEDRIAWLIRGAYPYYVKKTDEKKIFFEGKSDRAGFVTSSIDVHGTGPEDLAGLKWVSIFVDSEGLKIREKVFFLEDVFEDRNGKVYLLDPEVRKIEFEFFEIKEGEKQGNWITEWDPEDKETIPLAVKVKMTLQRNDQKLEFPEMIVKTAAQRKPTGSR; from the coding sequence ATGCGCCTGAAGAATAACCGGGGATTTACGCTTCTTGAACTGCTGATCGCGATAACGCTCTCGATCCTGCTCCTAGCTGTTCTTGGTGCTGCCATGAGGCTCGGCCACAAGTCACAGGAAAAAGGCACAGAGCGGGGCGAAGTGACGCAGAAGATGCGCATCCTTGAAGACAGGATCGCATGGCTCATCAGGGGTGCCTATCCCTATTATGTGAAGAAGACTGACGAAAAGAAGATCTTCTTTGAGGGCAAGTCTGACAGGGCAGGCTTTGTGACGTCCAGCATTGACGTTCATGGCACAGGGCCGGAAGATCTTGCAGGATTGAAATGGGTCTCGATCTTTGTGGACAGCGAAGGTTTGAAGATCAGGGAAAAGGTCTTTTTCCTGGAAGATGTTTTTGAGGACAGAAACGGTAAGGTATATCTGCTTGACCCGGAGGTCAGAAAAATAGAGTTTGAGTTCTTCGAGATCAAGGAAGGAGAAAAACAGGGCAACTGGATCACTGAATGGGATCCGGAAGACAAAGAGACGATACCCTTAGCAGTTAAGGTAAAGATGACCCTTCAACGGAACGACCAGAAGCTCGAGTTCCCCGAAATGATCGTGAAGACCGCAGCTCAGCGGAAGCCAACCGGCTCGCGCTGA